One stretch of Chloroflexia bacterium SDU3-3 DNA includes these proteins:
- a CDS encoding ABC transporter permease has product MRYGWGRLLQRQELFVALVLLGIGVALSLSTSTFFTNANLLNVALGLSWYVIAAFGAAIVIIVGGIDLSVGSTIALSGMVCAMALQQGLGVPAALLLGLLSGAAIGLANGLLVGHTRLPPFMVTLGTMGITRGLVLSLTGGAPVSRLPAPFLFLGQGELTLGWLAVPLPIVWMLLVAVAVSVLFHQTVLGRYIFTIGRDERAMLAAGISPAHLKTVAYTISGMLAALAGLVMVARLGVAAPMAAYGYELDIIAAAVIGGASLFGGEGSVTGVILGAALIQIMRNGVVLLGLPNQNQWQFVSIGGMVLLVLLLDFWRRRRA; this is encoded by the coding sequence ATGCGCTACGGCTGGGGCCGGCTGCTCCAGCGCCAGGAGCTGTTTGTCGCGCTGGTGCTGCTGGGCATCGGCGTCGCGCTGAGCCTGAGCACCAGCACCTTCTTCACCAACGCCAACCTGCTGAATGTGGCGCTCGGCCTCTCGTGGTATGTGATCGCGGCCTTCGGCGCGGCGATCGTGATCATTGTGGGCGGCATCGACCTCTCGGTCGGCTCGACCATCGCGCTGTCGGGCATGGTCTGCGCGATGGCGCTGCAGCAGGGGCTGGGCGTGCCCGCCGCCCTGCTGCTGGGCCTGCTCAGCGGCGCGGCCATCGGCCTGGCCAACGGGCTGCTGGTGGGCCACACGCGGCTGCCGCCGTTCATGGTTACGCTGGGCACCATGGGCATCACGCGCGGCCTAGTGCTGAGCCTCACGGGCGGCGCGCCAGTGAGCCGCCTGCCCGCGCCGTTCCTGTTCCTAGGCCAAGGCGAGCTGACGCTGGGCTGGCTGGCGGTGCCGCTGCCGATTGTCTGGATGCTGCTGGTGGCGGTGGCCGTGAGCGTGCTGTTCCACCAGACCGTGCTGGGGCGCTACATCTTCACCATCGGGCGCGACGAGCGGGCCATGCTGGCGGCGGGCATCTCGCCCGCGCACCTGAAGACGGTGGCCTACACCATCAGCGGCATGCTGGCCGCGCTGGCCGGGCTGGTGATGGTCGCCCGCCTGGGGGTGGCCGCGCCCATGGCCGCCTACGGCTACGAGCTAGACATCATCGCGGCGGCGGTGATCGGCGGGGCCAGCCTGTTCGGCGGCGAGGGCTCGGTCACAGGCGTGATCTTGGGCGCGGCGCTCATCCAGATCATGCGCAACGGCGTGGTGCTGCTGGGGCTGCCCAACCAGAACCAGTGGCAGTTTGTGTCGATCGGCGGGATGGTGCTGCTGGTGCTGCTGCTGGACTTCTGGCGGCGGCGGCGGGCCTAG
- a CDS encoding ATP-binding cassette domain-containing protein, with the protein MDDNILDLNSVTKQFPGVLALSNISFQVRRGSVHGLCGENGAGKSTLMKILAGLYPYGSYDGSILYDGSELRLEGGSIRQASEAGIAIVYQELTLVPNMTVGQNIYLGREPRNALGGIDWDKLYIDTQQLLDTYRLDIDPRALVRHLGVGKMQMTEIAKALSEHAKVLILDEPTSALSEAEIDKLMEIVDTLKARGVTCLYITHKLDEFFRITDNITIMRDGKVVTTQPTATLNKEKLVSYMVGREMKERFPKGNRVPGEVLLEVEGLRASDPAAPSREVVKGVSFNLRRGEILGIAGLMGSGRTELVTTLFGEYGTITQGRIRIDGRPVTIRSSRQAMRAGLSLVPEDRKQHGLVLMQSILKNISLANLDRFSGFGWINSSEEHVASRQFAKSLSIKAPHLDTVCDSLSGGNQQKVVISKWLMSQPKVLIMDDPTRGIDVGAKYEIYKLMNDLTEQGMAIIMISSELEEVLGMSDRIMVMCEGRSAGILPVAEATQEKIMALATGLETAPIVER; encoded by the coding sequence ATGGATGACAACATCCTCGATCTAAATAGTGTGACCAAGCAGTTCCCCGGCGTGCTGGCGCTCAGCAACATCAGCTTCCAGGTGCGGCGCGGCAGCGTGCACGGCCTGTGCGGCGAGAACGGCGCGGGCAAATCCACGCTGATGAAGATCCTCGCCGGACTCTACCCCTACGGCAGCTACGATGGCAGCATCCTCTACGACGGCAGCGAGCTGCGCCTTGAGGGCGGCTCCATCCGCCAGGCCAGCGAGGCCGGGATCGCCATCGTCTACCAGGAGCTGACGCTGGTGCCCAACATGACGGTGGGCCAGAACATCTACCTGGGCCGCGAGCCGCGCAACGCGCTGGGCGGCATCGACTGGGACAAACTCTACATCGACACCCAGCAGCTGCTGGACACCTACCGACTCGACATTGACCCGCGCGCCCTGGTGCGGCACCTGGGCGTGGGCAAGATGCAGATGACCGAGATCGCCAAGGCGCTCTCCGAGCACGCCAAGGTGCTCATCCTCGATGAGCCGACCAGCGCGCTCTCCGAGGCCGAGATCGACAAGCTGATGGAGATCGTGGACACCCTGAAGGCTCGGGGCGTCACGTGCCTCTACATCACCCACAAGCTCGACGAGTTTTTCCGCATCACCGACAACATCACGATCATGCGCGATGGCAAGGTGGTGACCACCCAGCCCACGGCGACCCTGAACAAGGAGAAGCTGGTGAGCTATATGGTGGGCCGCGAGATGAAGGAGCGCTTCCCCAAGGGCAACCGTGTCCCCGGCGAGGTGCTGCTGGAGGTCGAGGGCCTGCGCGCCAGCGACCCCGCCGCGCCCAGCCGCGAGGTGGTGAAGGGCGTGAGCTTCAACCTGCGGCGCGGCGAGATCCTGGGCATCGCGGGCCTGATGGGCTCGGGCCGCACCGAGCTGGTCACCACGCTGTTTGGCGAGTACGGCACCATCACCCAGGGCCGCATCCGCATCGACGGTAGACCGGTGACGATCCGCAGCTCGCGGCAGGCCATGCGGGCGGGCCTGAGCCTGGTGCCCGAGGACCGCAAGCAGCACGGACTGGTGCTGATGCAGTCCATTCTGAAAAATATCTCGCTGGCTAACCTCGACCGCTTCTCGGGCTTCGGCTGGATCAACAGCAGCGAGGAGCACGTGGCCAGCAGGCAGTTCGCCAAGAGCCTGTCGATCAAAGCGCCCCACCTCGACACTGTCTGCGACTCGCTCTCTGGCGGCAACCAGCAGAAAGTTGTGATCTCAAAATGGCTGATGTCGCAGCCCAAAGTGCTGATTATGGATGACCCCACGCGCGGCATCGATGTGGGCGCAAAATATGAGATCTACAAGCTGATGAATGATCTGACCGAGCAGGGCATGGCGATCATCATGATCTCCAGCGAGCTGGAGGAGGTGCTGGGCATGAGCGATCGCATCATGGTGATGTGCGAGGGGCGCTCGGCGGGCATCCTTCCGGTGGCCGAGGCCACGCAGGAGAAGATTATGGCCCTGGCGACCGGCCTAGAGACCGCCCCGATTGTGGAGAGATGA
- a CDS encoding sugar ABC transporter substrate-binding protein yields the protein MVGITACGQPAAQTQQQPAQGAGATQEAAPAAAGGQITVGLSFSDFATERWKPESELLTKLLKEKGYNVVVQQADQDVKVQNDQIDNMVAQGVKALIVVPQDGDAASTAVAKAAKAGVKVVAYDRLIKSPDIAAYLSFDNVEVGRQQADGIMKALDIEKWDVAAKGKVKLVKLGGSPTDNNAILFRKGQDEVLAKYADKIDVVADQWVENWDPANAVKIMENILSSQGNKIDAVVASNDGTALGALQALSAQKLAGVVPISGQDATADGSNSIVKGELTLTIYKDIRQLAPKAADLVDALLKGQPVQGLETKSLAELTNDTAQQGSVPALFLPVKQVTKANVYDEIVKSSFQSYDDVYRDIPEGERPAKP from the coding sequence ATGGTCGGCATCACCGCGTGCGGCCAGCCCGCCGCGCAGACCCAGCAGCAGCCCGCGCAGGGCGCTGGGGCCACCCAGGAGGCAGCCCCCGCCGCCGCTGGCGGCCAGATCACCGTCGGCCTCTCGTTCTCCGATTTCGCCACCGAGCGCTGGAAGCCTGAGTCCGAGCTGCTGACCAAGCTGCTGAAGGAGAAGGGCTACAACGTCGTCGTTCAGCAGGCCGACCAGGATGTGAAGGTGCAGAACGACCAGATCGACAACATGGTGGCCCAGGGCGTGAAGGCCCTGATCGTGGTGCCGCAGGATGGCGACGCGGCCTCCACGGCGGTGGCCAAGGCGGCCAAGGCGGGCGTGAAGGTGGTGGCCTACGACCGCCTGATCAAGTCGCCCGACATCGCGGCGTACCTGTCGTTCGACAATGTCGAGGTGGGCCGCCAGCAGGCCGACGGCATCATGAAGGCGCTGGACATCGAGAAGTGGGACGTGGCCGCCAAGGGCAAGGTCAAGCTGGTGAAGCTTGGCGGCAGCCCGACCGACAACAACGCCATCCTGTTCCGCAAGGGCCAGGATGAGGTGCTGGCGAAGTACGCGGACAAGATCGACGTGGTGGCCGACCAGTGGGTGGAGAACTGGGACCCGGCGAACGCGGTGAAGATCATGGAGAACATCCTCTCCTCGCAGGGCAACAAGATCGACGCCGTGGTGGCCTCGAACGACGGTACGGCGCTGGGCGCGCTGCAGGCGCTGAGCGCGCAGAAGCTGGCTGGCGTGGTGCCGATCTCGGGCCAGGACGCCACCGCCGATGGCTCGAACAGCATCGTGAAGGGCGAGCTGACCCTGACGATCTATAAGGACATCCGCCAGCTTGCGCCCAAGGCGGCGGATCTGGTGGACGCGCTGCTGAAGGGCCAGCCGGTGCAGGGCCTGGAGACCAAGAGCCTGGCCGAGCTGACCAACGACACCGCCCAGCAGGGCAGCGTGCCTGCGCTGTTCCTGCCGGTGAAGCAGGTGACCAAGGCCAACGTGTACGACGAGATCGTGAAGAGCAGCTTCCAGTCGTACGACGATGTCTACCGCGACATCCCCGAGGGCGAGCGCCCGGCGAAGCCGTAG
- a CDS encoding anion transporter, translated as MWSSALPWATLLIVAAALAGIAVGRWPLLRANRPVIALLGTALLLAVGALTPPQLYESVDYGTILLLFSMMMLNGTLFLAGFFGVVTRQILRVASGPRTLLALIIVASGLLSALFLNDTVVLMLTPIVLDTTRALKRNPLPYLLGLATAANVGSAATITGNPQNIVIGSASGIPYLRFAAAIGPTSLIGLAICWLVVVAVHRREFRGGSFQVPDVSRSAVLRPLLIKGGLAVGGMLVMFLAGVPVAMAAFLAAAAMAATRRLRPKRVFATVDWPLLVFFCGLFALTHGLDVQGWTQQLFALLAPLAQAGLVPFGIATVVLSNLISNVPAVLLLQGLVPSLADPQRGWLMLAAASTLAGNLTLLGSVANLIVAELAERWGARVSFMDYLRVGLPVTLLTLAVAFALI; from the coding sequence ATGTGGTCTAGTGCCCTACCCTGGGCAACCCTGCTGATCGTAGCCGCCGCGCTGGCGGGCATCGCCGTGGGGCGCTGGCCGCTGCTGCGCGCCAACCGCCCCGTGATCGCCCTGCTGGGCACGGCGCTGCTGCTGGCCGTCGGCGCGCTCACCCCGCCCCAGCTCTACGAGTCGGTGGACTACGGCACCATCCTGCTGCTGTTCAGCATGATGATGCTGAACGGCACCCTGTTCCTCGCCGGGTTCTTCGGCGTGGTCACGCGCCAGATCCTGCGGGTGGCCAGCGGCCCGCGCACGCTTCTAGCCCTGATCATCGTGGCCTCGGGCCTGCTCTCGGCGCTGTTCCTGAACGACACCGTGGTGCTGATGCTCACACCGATCGTGCTGGACACCACCAGGGCGCTGAAGCGCAACCCGCTGCCCTACCTGCTGGGGCTGGCCACCGCCGCCAACGTCGGCTCGGCGGCCACCATCACCGGCAACCCGCAGAACATCGTGATCGGCAGCGCATCCGGCATTCCCTACCTGCGCTTCGCCGCCGCCATCGGCCCCACCTCGCTCATCGGCCTGGCGATCTGCTGGCTGGTGGTGGTGGCGGTGCACCGCCGCGAGTTTCGCGGCGGCTCCTTCCAGGTGCCGGATGTGTCGCGCAGCGCCGTGCTGCGGCCCCTGCTGATCAAGGGCGGCCTTGCGGTGGGCGGCATGCTCGTCATGTTCCTGGCGGGCGTGCCGGTGGCCATGGCTGCCTTCCTGGCGGCGGCGGCCATGGCGGCCACGCGGCGGCTGCGCCCCAAGCGCGTGTTCGCCACGGTGGACTGGCCGCTGCTGGTGTTCTTCTGCGGGCTGTTCGCGCTCACCCACGGGCTGGATGTGCAGGGCTGGACCCAGCAGCTGTTTGCGCTGCTGGCCCCGCTGGCCCAGGCCGGGCTGGTGCCGTTTGGCATCGCCACCGTGGTGCTCTCCAACCTGATCAGCAATGTGCCCGCCGTGCTGCTGCTGCAGGGCCTGGTGCCCAGCCTGGCCGACCCGCAGCGCGGCTGGCTGATGCTGGCCGCCGCATCCACGCTGGCGGGCAACCTGACCCTGCTGGGCAGCGTGGCCAACCTGATCGTGGCCGAGCTGGCCGAGCGCTGGGGCGCGCGGGTGAGCTTTATGGACTACCTGCGGGTGGGGCTGCCGGTCACCCTGCTGACGCTGGCCGTGGCCTTCGCCCTGATCTAA
- a CDS encoding response regulator transcription factor — MNTIRAVLADDHAVVRSGIANALRDLSAIQIVDEVGDGQALERALAQHQPDLLLTDVTMPNFEPIVGVQHIRQRYPLLKILIVSAYADDVYVQGLLSVGVNGYHLKDQPLSDLRLAVQRVLAGERWICSPIVEKLLHYNEAVASGPALTPRQQDLLRHLQQGLDNQAIARHTGLSVKTIENHLTRLYRQLGVQSRLEAVNYLAQHPAAIRSGGAPHPAEPPAPHAGLRILLVDDNMRYRTQMRKMIGRSYPHAQIGEADQISAAVALARRTQPQLAFVDVVLGDENGIECTRQLKAAAPTTRVVLISAYPDREFHRRGIESGAVAFLDKKDLDAAAIRLVIDDLGD, encoded by the coding sequence ATGAACACCATCCGCGCCGTACTAGCCGACGACCACGCCGTGGTGCGCTCGGGGATCGCCAACGCCCTGCGCGACCTGAGCGCCATCCAGATCGTGGATGAGGTGGGCGACGGCCAGGCCCTAGAGCGGGCCTTGGCCCAGCACCAGCCCGACCTGCTGCTGACCGATGTGACCATGCCGAACTTTGAGCCGATCGTGGGCGTGCAGCACATCCGCCAGCGCTACCCGCTGCTCAAGATCCTGATCGTGAGCGCCTACGCCGACGATGTGTATGTGCAGGGACTGCTGAGCGTGGGCGTGAACGGCTACCACCTGAAGGATCAGCCGCTGAGCGACCTGCGGCTGGCCGTGCAGCGCGTGTTGGCGGGCGAGCGCTGGATCTGCTCGCCGATCGTCGAGAAGCTGCTGCACTACAACGAGGCGGTGGCCAGCGGCCCGGCGCTGACCCCGCGCCAGCAGGATCTGCTGCGCCACCTGCAGCAGGGGCTGGACAACCAGGCGATCGCGCGGCACACCGGCCTGAGCGTGAAGACGATCGAGAACCACCTGACGCGGCTGTACCGCCAGCTGGGCGTGCAGAGCCGCCTGGAGGCGGTGAACTACCTGGCGCAGCACCCGGCGGCCATCCGCAGCGGCGGCGCGCCCCACCCCGCCGAGCCGCCCGCGCCCCACGCGGGCCTGCGTATCCTGCTGGTGGATGACAACATGCGCTACCGCACCCAGATGCGCAAGATGATCGGCAGGAGCTACCCCCACGCCCAGATCGGCGAGGCCGACCAGATCAGCGCCGCCGTGGCGCTGGCCCGCCGCACCCAGCCGCAGCTGGCCTTTGTGGATGTGGTGCTGGGCGACGAGAACGGCATCGAGTGCACCCGCCAGCTGAAGGCGGCGGCCCCGACCACCCGCGTGGTGCTGATCAGCGCCTACCCCGACCGCGAGTTCCACCGGCGCGGCATCGAGAGCGGGGCGGTCGCCTTTCTGGACAAAAAGGATCTGGATGCCGCCGCCATCCGCCTGGTGATCGACGACCTGGGCGATTAG
- a CDS encoding HIT family protein produces MASIFSKIISGEIPSTKVYEDAHTYAFLDIGPASRGHTLVVPKQEYPDIYSIPPDVLAAVMASVQRVATAISQSLHPDGLNIVQNNGAAAGQTVFHFHVHLIPRWDGDRAMLPWKTQQFEQDELSAIAASIRQHL; encoded by the coding sequence ATGGCCTCGATCTTCTCGAAAATTATCAGCGGCGAGATCCCCTCGACCAAGGTCTACGAGGATGCGCACACCTACGCCTTCCTCGACATCGGCCCGGCCTCGCGCGGGCATACCCTGGTGGTGCCCAAGCAGGAGTACCCCGACATCTACAGCATCCCGCCGGATGTGCTGGCCGCCGTGATGGCCTCGGTCCAGCGCGTGGCGACAGCCATCAGCCAGTCGCTGCACCCCGATGGCCTGAACATCGTGCAGAACAACGGCGCGGCGGCGGGGCAGACCGTGTTCCACTTCCATGTCCACCTCATCCCCCGCTGGGATGGCGACCGCGCCATGCTGCCCTGGAAGACCCAGCAGTTCGAGCAGGATGAGCTGAGCGCCATCGCCGCCAGCATCCGCCAGCATCTCTAG
- a CDS encoding sugar ABC transporter permease, giving the protein MSTAASSVPQTPVQRITKGFRANVQTYALLVALVAIWGIFFSATNGNYTTPQNISNLFRQMTVTSFLAVGMVLIIVTGNIDLSVGKLAGFVSVVVAFFQARIWPQVFPNQEVLTTVLSIVAGIGVGLLFGMLQGSIIAYLKVPSFIVTLGGMWILNGALLLVTEGKTIPANQPLFSEIAQGYLPPAAGWVLGVVVAAVLFVLMVMGRQRKQRYGLTLEPMYMDALKTGLVAALVLLYVGIVNQYNGVQTPVLLLAIAAVVMSYVSDNTRFGRYAYAIGGNREAARLSGVNIRKNIFLIYVLMGFLCGISGTVLASYVGYGTIAAGQGYELDAIASCVLGGTSTLGGSGTILGAIIGSLIMSSLTNGLQMMNVQPAWQYLLKGAVLVAAVYADVYFKKSR; this is encoded by the coding sequence ATGAGCACTGCTGCTTCAAGCGTTCCGCAGACCCCGGTGCAGCGCATCACCAAGGGGTTCCGCGCAAATGTCCAGACCTATGCGCTGCTGGTGGCCCTGGTGGCGATCTGGGGCATCTTCTTCAGCGCCACCAATGGCAACTACACCACGCCGCAGAACATCTCGAACCTGTTCCGCCAGATGACCGTCACCAGCTTCCTAGCGGTGGGCATGGTGCTGATCATCGTCACCGGCAACATCGACCTGTCGGTGGGCAAGCTGGCGGGCTTTGTCTCGGTGGTGGTGGCCTTCTTCCAGGCGCGTATCTGGCCGCAGGTCTTCCCCAACCAGGAGGTGCTGACCACCGTGCTCTCGATCGTGGCAGGCATCGGCGTGGGCCTGCTGTTCGGCATGCTGCAGGGCTCGATCATCGCCTACCTGAAGGTGCCGTCGTTCATCGTCACCCTGGGCGGCATGTGGATCCTCAACGGCGCGCTGCTGCTGGTGACAGAGGGCAAGACCATCCCGGCCAACCAGCCGCTGTTCTCCGAGATCGCGCAGGGCTACCTGCCGCCCGCCGCTGGCTGGGTGCTGGGCGTGGTAGTGGCTGCGGTGCTGTTCGTGCTGATGGTGATGGGCAGGCAGCGCAAGCAGCGCTACGGCCTGACGCTTGAGCCGATGTATATGGACGCGCTGAAGACCGGCCTGGTGGCGGCCCTGGTGCTGCTGTACGTGGGCATCGTGAACCAGTACAACGGCGTGCAGACCCCGGTGCTGCTGCTGGCCATCGCCGCCGTGGTGATGAGCTACGTGTCGGACAACACGCGCTTCGGGCGCTACGCCTACGCCATCGGCGGCAACCGCGAGGCCGCGCGGCTCTCGGGCGTGAACATCCGCAAGAACATCTTCCTGATCTACGTGCTGATGGGCTTCCTGTGCGGCATCTCGGGCACGGTGCTGGCCTCGTACGTGGGCTATGGCACCATCGCCGCAGGCCAGGGCTACGAGCTGGATGCGATTGCCAGCTGCGTGCTGGGCGGCACATCCACGCTGGGCGGTTCGGGCACCATCCTGGGCGCGATCATCGGCTCGCTGATCATGAGCAGCCTCACCAACGGCTTGCAGATGATGAACGTGCAGCCCGCCTGGCAGTACCTGCTGAAGGGCGCGGTGCTTGTCGCGGCGGTGTACGCCGATGTATACTTCAAGAAGAGCCGCTAG
- the lgt gene encoding prolipoprotein diacylglyceryl transferase, producing MGFLPPDDPFLINTTIGNLPIQLRWYGIFIVGGAMLAAWIASRRAERRGFDPEDIWNQLMIGMVISIACARAYYVAFEWHRFADKPFLYIINPQNGGIAIHGALIGAIISGLIYTRWRKLPFWQWVDICMPTVLVAQAIGRFGNFFNQEAYGRAIEGGFPPFGVIINRPEQRLPPFDDPAKYPLDTTLFHATFLYEAVWNVIGFGLIMWLERRLRGWRRVGDLGALYAIWYGLGRFWVESFRTDSLCTNGVGGSCDGSFRAAQIASLALVAIGAAGLIYNHMRQARPAAEVESEYAEQARLAAEQAQAQQPPVTAAATAAPAEDAATADQSATPQG from the coding sequence ATGGGATTTCTCCCACCAGATGACCCATTTCTGATCAACACCACGATCGGAAACCTGCCCATCCAGCTGCGCTGGTACGGCATCTTCATCGTCGGCGGCGCGATGCTGGCGGCGTGGATCGCGTCGCGTCGCGCCGAGCGGCGCGGCTTCGACCCCGAGGACATATGGAACCAGCTGATGATCGGCATGGTCATCAGCATCGCCTGCGCCCGCGCCTACTACGTGGCCTTCGAGTGGCACCGCTTTGCCGACAAGCCGTTTCTGTACATCATCAACCCGCAGAACGGCGGCATCGCCATCCACGGCGCGCTGATCGGCGCGATTATCTCGGGCCTGATCTACACGCGCTGGCGCAAGCTGCCCTTCTGGCAGTGGGTGGATATCTGTATGCCCACCGTGCTGGTGGCCCAGGCCATCGGGCGCTTCGGCAACTTCTTCAACCAGGAGGCGTACGGCCGCGCCATCGAGGGCGGCTTCCCGCCCTTCGGCGTGATCATCAACCGCCCCGAGCAGCGCCTGCCGCCCTTCGACGACCCGGCCAAGTACCCGCTGGACACCACGCTGTTTCACGCCACCTTCCTCTACGAGGCGGTGTGGAACGTCATTGGCTTCGGACTGATCATGTGGCTGGAGCGCAGGCTGCGCGGCTGGCGTCGGGTGGGCGACCTAGGCGCGCTCTACGCCATCTGGTATGGCCTGGGCCGCTTCTGGGTCGAGTCGTTCCGTACCGACAGCCTATGCACCAACGGCGTGGGCGGCTCGTGCGACGGCTCGTTCCGCGCCGCCCAGATCGCCAGCCTGGCGCTGGTGGCCATCGGCGCAGCCGGGCTGATCTACAACCATATGCGCCAGGCCCGCCCCGCCGCCGAGGTCGAGAGCGAGTACGCCGAGCAGGCGCGGCTGGCCGCCGAGCAGGCCCAGGCCCAGCAGCCACCGGTCACAGCCGCAGCCACCGCCGCCCCCGCCGAGGATGCGGCCACCGCCGATCAGTCGGCCACACCGCAGGGCTAG
- a CDS encoding DUF4405 domain-containing protein produces MQQSKPKANRNLINIALDSAVFIVFLVTTAPHLSGIAIHEWLSLAFGAAIIAHLLLHWQWIVGITKQFFRSAKGSARANYVLNVLFFLAMTIVIFSGIMISEHALPALGIEIGRDMSWRRIHGLASNACVLLLGLHLALHWGWMASMAKKYIGAPIRGLLAHGGASKQTKGA; encoded by the coding sequence ATGCAGCAGAGCAAACCCAAGGCAAACCGAAACCTCATCAACATCGCGCTCGATAGCGCGGTCTTCATCGTCTTCCTGGTCACCACCGCGCCGCACCTGAGCGGCATCGCCATCCACGAGTGGCTGAGCCTGGCCTTCGGGGCCGCAATCATCGCCCACCTGCTGCTGCACTGGCAGTGGATCGTGGGCATCACCAAGCAGTTTTTCCGCAGCGCCAAGGGGTCGGCGCGCGCCAACTATGTGCTGAATGTGCTGTTCTTCCTAGCCATGACGATCGTGATCTTCAGCGGGATCATGATCTCCGAGCACGCCCTGCCCGCGCTAGGCATCGAGATCGGGCGCGACATGTCGTGGCGGCGTATCCACGGGCTGGCCTCGAACGCCTGCGTGCTGCTGCTGGGGCTGCACCTGGCGCTGCACTGGGGCTGGATGGCCAGCATGGCCAAGAAGTATATCGGCGCGCCCATCCGAGGCCTGCTGGCGCACGGCGGGGCCAGCAAGCAGACGAAGGGGGCCTAG
- the mutM gene encoding bifunctional DNA-formamidopyrimidine glycosylase/DNA-(apurinic or apyrimidinic site) lyase yields the protein MPELPEVEHVARGLGAQVCGRTIAHVSKLDWEPMVETPDPTSFRALLEGRRFEAVGRRAKWIVATLDGGWTLALHLRMSGYITVQRGGEPDKHTHLVIDLTDGRQIFFHDTRKFGRARLLDAQGLLALDAAHGIEPLGPAFTPEALGTIVGRRTTKIKPLLLDQSLIAGVGNIYADEALWRAKIHPRRAACTLSAAEVGALHAGIQAALGSGLEHGGSTLRDYRNSYGEAGENQKHFLVYDQQGKACQRCGAQIEKLVVAQRGTHVCPHCQPEPEG from the coding sequence ATGCCAGAATTACCTGAAGTAGAGCACGTGGCGCGCGGACTCGGCGCGCAAGTATGCGGCAGAACCATCGCCCATGTCAGCAAGCTGGATTGGGAGCCGATGGTCGAGACGCCTGACCCCACCAGCTTCCGGGCGCTGCTGGAAGGGCGGCGGTTCGAGGCGGTGGGGCGGCGGGCCAAGTGGATCGTGGCGACGCTGGATGGCGGGTGGACGCTGGCCCTGCACCTGCGGATGTCGGGCTATATCACCGTGCAGCGCGGCGGCGAGCCGGACAAGCACACCCACCTAGTGATCGACCTGACCGACGGGCGGCAGATCTTCTTCCACGACACGCGCAAGTTTGGCCGCGCGCGCCTGCTGGATGCGCAGGGCCTGCTGGCCCTCGACGCCGCCCACGGCATCGAGCCGCTCGGCCCCGCCTTCACCCCCGAGGCGCTGGGAACGATCGTCGGGCGGCGCACCACCAAGATCAAGCCGCTGCTGCTGGACCAGAGCCTGATCGCGGGCGTGGGCAACATCTACGCCGACGAGGCGCTGTGGCGGGCCAAGATCCACCCACGCCGCGCCGCCTGCACGCTCAGCGCCGCCGAGGTGGGGGCGCTGCACGCGGGCATCCAGGCCGCGCTCGGCTCGGGGCTGGAGCACGGCGGCAGCACGCTGCGCGACTACCGCAACAGCTACGGCGAGGCCGGGGAGAATCAGAAGCACTTTCTGGTGTACGATCAGCAGGGGAAGGCGTGCCAGCGGTGCGGGGCGCAGATCGAGAAGCTGGTGGTGGCGCAGCGCGGCACCCACGTGTGCCCGCACTGCCAGCCCGAGCCCGAGGGCTAG